The window AGACAGTATTTACTACAATCTCTGTCGCCAGACAATACAATTTAGTCTCTTTCCCAATCCCTTTTCTTCTTAACTCATAGGGGTCGCTTTTATTGTCAACCAGCCCATCAAGAGAAGTTACGGCGCAGATAAAACCAGCCTCTTTAACCAGTTTTTTATTCTCTTCATTAAAATGAGCCTCAATTGTGCCATTTGGATAAGAGAATAAATTTATCGGCTTGCCTATTTTTTCTTCCAGGATTTTCTTTGAACCTTCAATTTCTTCCCTGGCATATTCATAAGAGCAATGTGGCAGATTACAATGGGTAACTGTATGACCACCAAAGGACATACCCTCCATCTTCTTAACCTCATCCCAGGACAACATATATTTATGGCTAAGTTCCTCTCTGTTTATCTCCACTTCAAACTTCCTGGTTAAATCCGTGATAAATTCTTCCCTTTTAGATTGGTCAAGATGAAGGATTATCGAATTGAGGATATTTATCGACACTAATTTATCCTTAACTGTTTCAAATTTAAGGAGATGGTTTTCAAGGGAGATTTCTTTCTTTTTTGTCTCCTTGACCAGATGGATGATTCGATGTGTCCAGAGTATATCTTTCCCATCGATACATCCCGCGACAAGGAAAAATGTCGCGGTCGCACCATATTTTTTTAAAATAGGATAGGCATTTAGATAATTATCTTTATACCCATCATCAAAGGTAATGGCTAATGAATTTCTGGGTAACTCTTTGCCTTCCTTAATGTGGACAGCAATATCTTCAAGAGAAATAATATTATATTTTTTAGAGAGATATTTTATTTGTTTTTCAAAATCTCCTGTCGAAACGGTTATTTTCGGGGTGGCATAAACAAAGTCTTCATCTGCGACGGAATGATACCTCAATATCACCGCTAATCTTGTCTTTGAGGCGATAAAGTGGTGAAGGAGTTGTGTTATGCCGCTATAATACAAAATACTTTTTATAAGAGATTTAATCATTTCTACCTTCCCTTTCCAGTAACCACTTATATACCGGTTTTATATTGATAAATTTATTATCAATCGAAATACTATCTTCATCATCGTAGGTAAGAATTATCCCCTCTCTCAGTTTTAGTTCATCCATGGTAGAAATAAGACTGGATAATTCACGACCTTTTGTTTTTTTACTCTCAAATTCCCAGGTTACCTGAATAGGTATTTTTCTCTCATTAAAATCCTTAACCAGGAAGTCAATCTCTAAATTATTCCCTGTCTTATAATAGTAGAGTTCCTGCCCCATTTGCAAAAGGTGTAAGAAAACGCAAATTTCAAGCATTCTACCTTTATCTTCTGAAAATCTAAAAGAGACAGCGTTGGCAAGTCCACAATCAACAGCATATATCTTTTTAAACCCCTTTTGCTGTTTTTTTAAGGAATAGGAAAACTGCGGAATCTCAAAAAGCAAAAATACCTCCTTCAAATAATCTAAATAGGTAGATGCCAGTTTATAGGAAATATTGAAGGTCTTTTTAAGCGATTCAATAGAAGTAGTTTTTGTGGCATTGCTTATAAGATAAATAGCCATCTTTTCAAGAATGCCCTTTTCACGCACCTCATACCTCATAACAATATCCTTCTGAATAATATCCCGGAAATATTGCCCGGGAAGTTCTAAATTGTCGGTTAAAACAACCTCAGGGAAACCACCTTTCGATAAATATTCTGAAAAGAGTTTAAGTAAAAGTTTTTCTTTTAATATGATGTCCTTTTTATTAAGAATCCCTACCCCTTTGAATTGAAGGTATTCACCAAATGAGAGGGGCAGAAGTTGATAAGACAAATGCCTTCCGGTTAGCAAAGATGCTATCTCACTACTGAGAAGCTTTGACGACGAACCAGTTACGAATATCTTAAATTGGGATGAATCACGCAATTTTCGGATAGTTCGCTCCCATTGGCTTATTACCTGTATCTCATCAAAGAAAAGGTAGCAAAGACCTGGATTAAAATATTCTTTATAAACTGATATTATCTCTTCAATAATTGATGGGTGGTCGTGCTCGATAAAATAGGGGTCCTCAAAATTTATATATAAAGAATTATCCTTAAGGTTTAGATGTTTTATCAATAGTTTTAGAACAGAGGATTTACCACTTCGTCTTGGTCCAATAATATCTACAATCTCTCTGGTCTTAAGGTCTATTGCTTCAACGATAGACCTGGGATAAAGTTTATCTCCTCTTAAGGTATTCTGCCAGAATTCTATTACCTTTATGATTTGCGAAGCATTTATTTTCATAATGTTTAGTTTATCATAATTTAAAATTATTGTCAACTATAATTTATAATAATCTGTGATTCAGACACTGGACAAAAGACAAAAGACATAAGACATAAGACATAAGACATAAGACTCTATTTATGCAGGAAATTAGTAACATTTGGGAAACCATCCTCAAAATTTCACTCCCTGAATTTTTCCTGAGCCTTACCTACAGAAGTATAGGCAGGTCTCCCAAGCCTTCATTCTTCTGCAATTTCTGCATGCTTTAGTCTGATGTCTAATGTCTATAGTCTACTGTCTGAATCACAGTATAATAAGGGTGTATGTAAAATTTGTGGGTAACTTTTACGCTACCTTCAATTTCTGTTCCCAAGACGGCTCCCATTTATTGTTTAGATAGCAAATCCTGTAACCGTTCAGGTTATACATTAGAAGTGTAAGAAGGGAGATAAGGGGATCGGGGAGATGTGGAGATTATAAATTCCTTGGATAATTGGGCAAAAGGTTATGGTTATGAAGTTGGTATGGAAGTTAGGTCAGGATGGTTGTGCAAAAAGACTAACTTCATAACCCCTAAACCAAACCAGCCTCCTAACCCTAACCCTTTCACCAAAAACTCCTAAATATATCCCCTTATCTCCATAATCTCCATATCTCCTTTTCGGACACAGGTCTAAAGTTAACTGCACAGGTGGATAAATTTTATAAACCCTAAAGAAGCGGTGAGAATTTGCGTCCTATTATTTACTAATTTCCTTTAATCTTCTAAATGCCTCTTTAAACTCATCCAAACTTACATTAAATCGCTTTGAGGCTCTTTCTTCGTCTCCTTTGTAGTCCTTAGCTATTCCCTCTACAAATTTAAGTAACCTGTTTTTCTTACTAATAGCTACTTGCAAATCCGAGGTAGATACATGCCAACTTTTAGCTAAATTCTCAATATTGCCTTGATGCCTGCACAGTAAAACAAAGATAGTTTCTCTTACTAATTTAAAATGGTCATGAACGGTTCTATGTGAGAGATTTAGTTTATCTTTTACATTCTCAAGAATACCTTTTCCCTGAATGAATGTTTTCAAAAATACCTTCTTTTGTACCTCTTGATTTGGAATTTTAATATAAGAAGGTGCATCATAGAGACTCAAGGCATCTGCTAATGAAGGTAAGGTATCTCTGAATTTAACATTGTAGATTTGGGAGCATCAATCGTTATCTTCGTTCTCTTAGACAAATCCGTTGGCAATGCCGATAAAAGAATAGTATCTCCTTCAGTTAAAATCACTGCCCGCTCGATTAAATTCTCTAATTCACGAACATTACCTGGATAATCATACTGCATCAATAATTCCAA of the bacterium genome contains:
- a CDS encoding ATP-binding protein yields the protein MKINASQIIKVIEFWQNTLRGDKLYPRSIVEAIDLKTREIVDIIGPRRSGKSSVLKLLIKHLNLKDNSLYINFEDPYFIEHDHPSIIEEIISVYKEYFNPGLCYLFFDEIQVISQWERTIRKLRDSSQFKIFVTGSSSKLLSSEIASLLTGRHLSYQLLPLSFGEYLQFKGVGILNKKDIILKEKLLLKLFSEYLSKGGFPEVVLTDNLELPGQYFRDIIQKDIVMRYEVREKGILEKMAIYLISNATKTTSIESLKKTFNISYKLASTYLDYLKEVFLLFEIPQFSYSLKKQQKGFKKIYAVDCGLANAVSFRFSEDKGRMLEICVFLHLLQMGQELYYYKTGNNLEIDFLVKDFNERKIPIQVTWEFESKKTKGRELSSLISTMDELKLREGIILTYDDEDSISIDNKFINIKPVYKWLLEREGRND
- a CDS encoding polysaccharide deacetylase family protein, giving the protein MIKSLIKSILYYSGITQLLHHFIASKTRLAVILRYHSVADEDFVYATPKITVSTGDFEKQIKYLSKKYNIISLEDIAVHIKEGKELPRNSLAITFDDGYKDNYLNAYPILKKYGATATFFLVAGCIDGKDILWTHRIIHLVKETKKKEISLENHLLKFETVKDKLVSINILNSIILHLDQSKREEFITDLTRKFEVEINREELSHKYMLSWDEVKKMEGMSFGGHTVTHCNLPHCSYEYAREEIEGSKKILEEKIGKPINLFSYPNGTIEAHFNEENKKLVKEAGFICAVTSLDGLVDNKSDPYELRRKGIGKETKLYCLATEIVVNTVLKGFKGSRDPGVE